One window of Legionella pneumophila subsp. pneumophila str. Philadelphia 1 genomic DNA carries:
- the dapA gene encoding 4-hydroxy-tetrahydrodipicolinate synthase, which yields MFSGSIVALVTPMRNDSVDVHHLRELVEFHIAKGTHALVAAGTTGEAGTLSHSEKLLVIKTVIEQAKERVPVIAGTAMNATKDCIELTQQAMEYGAHAALIMTPAYIKPTQEGLYLHYSHIAQSVAIPIILYNVPGRTACDMLPETVARLAKISNIIGIKEATGQMTRLQQILRLCEGSIDVYSGDDLTAAQWLLAGAKGVISVTANVAAKLMAKMCDLAMDDDQAGCLRIQEQLMPLHELLFVESNPIPVKWAMNKMGLIGGELRLPMTELSEKHHQALEKVLKNLELI from the coding sequence ATGTTCAGTGGAAGTATAGTAGCCTTGGTAACCCCCATGCGAAATGATAGCGTCGATGTTCATCATTTGCGAGAACTGGTTGAATTTCATATAGCTAAGGGAACTCATGCCTTGGTCGCAGCTGGCACGACTGGTGAGGCTGGTACTTTATCACATAGCGAAAAACTTTTGGTCATCAAAACAGTCATTGAACAAGCAAAAGAAAGAGTGCCTGTGATTGCAGGTACTGCTATGAATGCGACCAAGGATTGTATTGAACTAACCCAGCAAGCTATGGAATATGGGGCGCATGCTGCTTTAATCATGACACCAGCCTATATCAAGCCTACTCAAGAAGGATTGTATTTGCACTACAGTCATATTGCCCAATCCGTAGCGATTCCGATTATTTTATATAATGTTCCCGGAAGAACAGCCTGTGATATGTTACCTGAAACGGTAGCAAGACTGGCTAAAATTTCGAATATAATAGGAATAAAGGAAGCAACCGGACAGATGACTCGTTTACAGCAGATTTTACGGTTATGCGAAGGGAGCATTGATGTTTACAGTGGCGATGATTTGACAGCTGCCCAATGGTTGTTGGCCGGGGCTAAAGGTGTTATTTCAGTCACGGCTAATGTGGCTGCTAAATTGATGGCAAAAATGTGTGATTTGGCAATGGATGATGATCAAGCAGGATGTTTGCGTATTCAAGAGCAATTAATGCCTTTACATGAACTTTTGTTCGTGGAGTCGAATCCAATCCCGGTAAAATGGGCTATGAACAAAATGGGATTAATTGGAGGGGAATTAAGATTACCGATGACGGAGTTGTCTGAAAAACATCATCAGGCTTTGGAAAAGGTGTTGAAGAATTTAGAGTTGATATAA
- a CDS encoding glycine zipper domain-containing protein yields MKKIIPTLFFIGISTTTMVGCTNTQVGTAVGAAAGAGIGYGVSGGSALGTAIGAGAGALVGGAIGQEQDRREYYYYSGYPYYY; encoded by the coding sequence ATGAAAAAGATTATACCAACGTTGTTTTTCATAGGGATATCAACCACTACGATGGTAGGTTGCACAAATACTCAAGTTGGAACAGCAGTTGGAGCAGCTGCAGGCGCTGGTATTGGCTATGGAGTTTCAGGAGGATCAGCACTGGGAACTGCAATTGGAGCAGGGGCTGGTGCATTGGTAGGCGGTGCCATCGGTCAAGAGCAAGACAGACGTGAGTATTATTACTACAGTGGCTACCCCTATTATTATTAA
- a CDS encoding serine/threonine transporter — MSSNESAAIVSPIVNQKLSQWKKQDTIWMLSLYGTAIGAGTLFLPIDAGLNGILPLIIMTILAFPMTYYSHRALCRFVLSGSSSHNDITDVVEEHFGSFAGKMLTILYFFAIYPILLMYSVAITNTTESFLINQMGITPPPRALLAIILILGLMGIVRLGQEIIVKSMSVLVYPFATILFLLSLYLIPNWNNAIFIQSNSLHANGGHGLLMTLWLIIPVMVFSFNHSPIISSFAVNQKQQYGSQADEKSSLIMKYSHLMMVFSVMFFVFSCVLSLSPQDLLQAKQQNISILSYLANHFNTPIMAYIAPVIAFIAISKSFLGHYLGAKEGLSGIIVKSLKSTTGKTINKNSLHRIIEIFMILTCWVVATINPNILKMIETLGGPIIAVLLFIMPMYAIAKVPAMKKYNNQISNVFVTVMGIISISAIIYGLI; from the coding sequence ATGTCATCAAATGAATCTGCAGCTATAGTATCTCCGATAGTCAACCAAAAACTATCACAATGGAAAAAACAAGATACGATTTGGATGTTAAGCCTCTATGGCACAGCAATTGGTGCCGGAACTCTTTTCCTTCCTATAGATGCTGGTCTTAATGGCATTTTGCCTTTAATCATTATGACAATTCTGGCCTTCCCCATGACTTATTATTCTCATAGGGCTTTATGTCGTTTTGTCCTTTCAGGCTCGTCCTCACACAATGACATCACCGATGTTGTAGAAGAACACTTTGGCTCATTTGCGGGTAAGATGCTAACTATCCTGTACTTTTTTGCGATTTATCCAATTTTGCTTATGTACAGTGTCGCAATAACTAATACCACGGAAAGTTTCCTGATTAATCAAATGGGAATTACCCCTCCGCCACGGGCTCTTTTAGCAATCATATTAATTCTTGGGTTAATGGGTATCGTGCGTTTAGGACAAGAAATTATTGTCAAATCGATGTCGGTATTGGTATATCCTTTTGCCACTATTCTATTTCTGCTTTCGCTTTATTTAATTCCAAATTGGAATAACGCTATTTTTATCCAAAGCAATTCCTTACATGCCAATGGAGGGCATGGACTATTAATGACTTTATGGTTAATTATTCCAGTGATGGTGTTCTCCTTTAACCATTCTCCTATCATTTCATCTTTTGCTGTGAATCAAAAGCAGCAATATGGTAGCCAAGCTGACGAGAAAAGCTCATTAATTATGAAATACAGTCACTTGATGATGGTTTTCTCTGTGATGTTTTTTGTATTTAGCTGTGTGTTGAGCCTGTCACCTCAAGATCTTTTGCAAGCAAAGCAACAAAATATTTCCATTTTGTCTTATCTGGCGAATCATTTTAATACCCCTATTATGGCCTATATTGCACCGGTTATTGCATTCATAGCCATTTCAAAATCTTTTCTGGGACATTATTTAGGTGCCAAGGAAGGTTTAAGTGGAATTATTGTTAAATCATTAAAATCAACAACAGGCAAAACAATTAATAAGAATTCCCTGCACAGAATCATTGAAATCTTTATGATTCTGACTTGTTGGGTTGTTGCTACAATTAATCCTAATATTTTAAAAATGATTGAAACATTAGGAGGTCCCATCATAGCTGTCTTATTATTTATCATGCCAATGTATGCCATTGCTAAAGTGCCAGCCATGAAAAAATACAACAATCAAATCAGTAACGTATTTGTTACCGTCATGGGCATTATTTCTATCTCAGCCATCATTTATGGCTTAATTTAA
- a CDS encoding 3-hydroxybutyrate dehydrogenase, with amino-acid sequence MKLKNKVAIVTGAASGIGKEIALVYAKEGAKVAIADLNLDQASHVAEEIKSSGGQAMAVAMNVTDEAQVNQGVDKVADHFGGVDVLVSNAGIQIIESVDKLAFSDWKRMLAIHLDGAFLTTKACLKYMYASGNGGSIIYMGSVHSKEASVLKAPYVTAKHGLLGLCKVVAKEGGTHKVRANVICPGFVRTPLVDKQIPEQAKELGISEEDVIKKVMLKETVDGEFTTTDDVAQTALFFASFESNALTGQSLVVSHGWFME; translated from the coding sequence ATGAAACTGAAGAATAAAGTCGCTATTGTTACAGGAGCAGCAAGCGGAATTGGTAAAGAAATTGCGCTTGTTTATGCTAAAGAAGGGGCAAAGGTAGCAATCGCTGATCTGAATCTTGATCAGGCAAGCCATGTAGCAGAGGAAATCAAATCATCAGGCGGACAAGCAATGGCCGTTGCCATGAATGTAACTGATGAAGCACAAGTCAATCAGGGCGTGGATAAAGTAGCCGATCACTTTGGAGGGGTTGATGTTTTAGTCAGCAATGCCGGTATTCAAATCATCGAATCAGTGGATAAATTAGCCTTTTCAGACTGGAAAAGAATGCTTGCCATTCATTTGGATGGTGCCTTTTTAACTACTAAAGCTTGCTTGAAATACATGTATGCCTCAGGCAATGGCGGCAGTATTATTTATATGGGCTCGGTCCATTCCAAAGAAGCTTCTGTACTCAAAGCACCTTATGTTACTGCCAAACATGGTCTATTGGGTTTATGCAAAGTAGTTGCCAAGGAAGGTGGAACTCATAAGGTAAGAGCCAATGTCATTTGCCCGGGGTTTGTCCGTACTCCTCTCGTTGACAAACAAATTCCAGAGCAAGCAAAAGAATTAGGCATCAGTGAAGAAGATGTCATCAAGAAAGTGATGCTAAAAGAAACAGTTGACGGGGAATTCACCACCACAGACGATGTAGCACAAACCGCTTTATTTTTTGCATCATTTGAATCGAATGCGCTTACAGGACAATCATTGGTAGTCAGTCATGGTTGGTTCATGGAGTAA
- the motB gene encoding flagellar motor protein MotB, whose amino-acid sequence MSEINDISDPINDDLEKKDKREKKEKTTHYTPIIRKIKKNDHKHHGGSWKIAFADFVTAMMAFFLLMWLVASLNKAQKAGIAEYFKQPMKVALFGGESMGNRKATIKGGGPNIEDTDGQVSATNKPLINESIAKDKEIVESQANEIKKLEELKSEINLSMEKDPSLAGLKKQLLMDVVSDGLRIQLIDNQKKPMFDVGSDKINPEIEPILANIAKLLNSVPNKITIQGHTDANPYHNPEELEYTNWELSAQRANAARRALIKAGMDENKVMTVTGYSSTILLDKKNPYNPENRRISIIVMKKGAENKIKVNK is encoded by the coding sequence ATGAGCGAAATAAACGACATCAGCGATCCGATCAACGACGATCTGGAAAAAAAGGACAAGCGGGAAAAAAAAGAAAAAACCACTCACTATACCCCTATCATCAGAAAAATTAAAAAAAATGATCATAAGCATCATGGAGGCTCTTGGAAAATTGCCTTTGCTGACTTTGTAACGGCCATGATGGCCTTCTTTCTACTCATGTGGTTAGTTGCTTCATTAAACAAAGCTCAAAAAGCGGGTATTGCCGAGTATTTTAAACAGCCAATGAAAGTGGCATTGTTTGGCGGGGAAAGCATGGGGAATAGAAAAGCAACGATTAAAGGAGGAGGCCCTAATATTGAAGACACAGATGGCCAGGTTTCTGCCACCAATAAACCTTTAATCAACGAAAGCATAGCAAAAGATAAAGAAATTGTTGAATCTCAAGCTAATGAAATAAAAAAACTTGAAGAGCTGAAATCAGAGATCAATTTAAGTATGGAAAAAGATCCATCGCTTGCTGGCCTAAAAAAACAACTCCTGATGGATGTTGTGTCTGATGGCTTGCGCATTCAACTGATAGACAATCAGAAAAAACCCATGTTTGATGTAGGCTCTGATAAAATCAATCCGGAAATTGAACCCATACTCGCTAACATCGCAAAACTACTCAATTCAGTGCCTAATAAAATCACTATTCAAGGCCACACCGATGCCAATCCTTATCATAATCCTGAAGAATTGGAATACACCAATTGGGAATTATCTGCACAAAGAGCGAATGCAGCAAGACGCGCATTGATAAAAGCTGGAATGGACGAAAATAAAGTTATGACAGTCACAGGTTATTCTTCCACTATTCTTCTCGATAAAAAAAATCCCTACAATCCTGAAAATCGGCGCATTAGCATCATTGTCATGAAAAAAGGGGCAGAAAACAAAATCAAGGTCAATAAATAA
- a CDS encoding patatin-like phospholipase family protein: MTRTKKSARQIEYRHIACSFQGGGALGAYQAGVLHALNEVGYHPHWYVGTSIGAINAAIAAGNSDKERIEKMYQFWESIATPSAVNESTLLDDKISRKIQHLIAAHSALLLGQPGFFVPRFPSPDFGWHNSPDLLSYYDTSPLHKSLEKFIDFDRLNNNKLTRISVGAVEVSSGMMTYFDSYKQKIGPEHIMASGALPPGFPAVKVDGKYYWDGGISSNSPVNYILNHNNQKQMLCFMIHLFDSFGMVPTSMDEVLKRKKDIEFSSRFIKLINLHKEIHDLRNTIHILSNHISPEEKSKPEIRECIKKGRPSAISLVRFLYEHDETELSSKDYEFSKKSIHERIQKGYDDGKNAIKKSPWNQSVPMTEGIALYDMSAKDTMKKYQD; this comes from the coding sequence ATGACTCGAACTAAAAAATCTGCAAGACAGATTGAGTATCGCCATATTGCATGCAGCTTTCAGGGAGGAGGGGCTTTGGGTGCCTATCAAGCTGGAGTATTGCATGCTTTAAATGAAGTGGGATACCACCCTCATTGGTACGTGGGAACCTCAATTGGAGCAATTAATGCGGCGATTGCTGCAGGTAACTCTGACAAAGAGCGGATAGAAAAAATGTATCAATTTTGGGAGTCTATAGCTACTCCGTCCGCAGTCAATGAATCAACTCTCCTCGATGATAAGATAAGTCGGAAAATTCAACATTTAATTGCTGCTCATTCCGCTTTACTCTTGGGACAGCCAGGTTTTTTTGTACCTCGTTTCCCTTCCCCTGATTTTGGTTGGCATAACAGCCCTGATTTATTAAGTTACTATGATACTTCTCCTTTGCATAAAAGTTTGGAAAAATTTATTGATTTTGATCGTCTGAATAACAATAAATTAACCCGAATCAGTGTAGGAGCAGTTGAAGTAAGTAGTGGAATGATGACTTATTTTGATTCCTATAAACAAAAAATAGGACCTGAACACATTATGGCAAGCGGTGCGCTTCCTCCCGGCTTCCCGGCAGTTAAAGTTGATGGTAAATATTACTGGGATGGTGGCATATCAAGTAATTCACCAGTCAATTATATCCTGAATCATAATAATCAAAAGCAAATGCTTTGTTTTATGATTCATTTGTTTGATTCTTTTGGGATGGTTCCCACCTCAATGGATGAGGTATTAAAACGTAAAAAAGACATTGAATTTTCCAGTCGGTTTATAAAATTAATTAACCTTCACAAGGAAATTCATGATTTAAGAAACACAATTCACATTTTATCAAACCATATTTCTCCTGAGGAAAAATCAAAACCTGAAATAAGGGAATGTATTAAAAAGGGACGTCCTTCCGCTATTTCGCTGGTTCGATTTTTATATGAGCACGATGAAACGGAATTGTCTTCAAAAGATTATGAATTCTCCAAAAAATCTATTCATGAACGCATTCAAAAAGGTTATGATGATGGTAAAAATGCGATCAAAAAATCGCCTTGGAATCAATCAGTCCCAATGACTGAAGGTATAGCACTGTATGACATGTCTGCCAAAGACACTATGAAAAAATATCAAGACTAA
- the ankK gene encoding Dot/Icm T4SS effector AnkK/LegA5, with amino-acid sequence MPRVYNLKDIYLGAPSFSGHEVYLDAVYYPSDSSEKNFRVIYKKNKFGNANLSRMEVAFSQLARLFLDNGLTSFQKMVVNDANKVQGLIVEHLNYVIENKEGLKQPFYTLNAPRNGCDYTEKRVTSSNEIPFYFLDKLPQGFFNQLLAAEKNNKLSIDYASLASILATSYTLEEDDLHKGNFGFYLVKKQGKPRVVFFKIDHDLMFVDSIMSFTTRRFCHLFDGCDAFDITEEDLLKFPNLKYSANGYWPTKTSIFYKPWDNKDYRTYAEIQAFADLSHVEEFNKAKWRSFYKHILISQSQMEATLKACFDENNSSDRAHISLVIQAMLARQARLKAMLFSLKDFRDFILSQNGKERDLLCHEILNNLPEEERKSFENEIRQSLDYSHNLCCSGLFEDGDTPLHIAIKSGDYRYDETIGMYGQFINTKNSSGKTPLDIALQMAGQSKVHPADVRKDYRFIMKHLLANGANQTKQFEEFDKIENIRSYQFHTPYLNKAIKAKTYHELKEVLRDIGEDHQYCLKFKKMLAVECISEFIKANQDNLSLRGILLKLKKEVDGKGTKSENAALMYIRQLRSRLWIVRQIRGLYGWSTTQGEIDYMIDKELARLDTKDLKRLSLFDSRDSSTLDNVFLDISLSKNKI; translated from the coding sequence ATGCCTAGAGTTTATAATCTTAAAGATATTTATCTGGGTGCCCCTTCTTTTTCAGGGCATGAAGTTTATCTTGATGCGGTTTATTATCCTTCTGATTCGTCCGAAAAAAATTTCAGGGTTATTTATAAGAAAAACAAGTTTGGTAACGCTAACTTATCTCGCATGGAAGTGGCTTTTAGTCAGTTAGCCCGATTATTTTTAGATAATGGATTAACTTCCTTTCAAAAAATGGTAGTGAATGATGCAAATAAAGTACAGGGATTGATAGTTGAGCATTTAAATTATGTGATTGAAAATAAAGAAGGATTGAAGCAGCCATTTTATACTTTGAATGCACCAAGGAATGGATGTGATTATACTGAAAAGCGAGTGACCAGCTCGAATGAGATACCTTTCTATTTCCTGGATAAGTTGCCTCAAGGTTTTTTTAATCAATTACTGGCGGCAGAAAAAAATAATAAATTGAGCATAGATTATGCCTCTTTGGCAAGTATATTGGCTACTTCGTACACTTTGGAAGAAGACGATTTGCATAAAGGGAATTTTGGTTTTTATTTGGTGAAGAAACAGGGAAAACCACGAGTTGTTTTTTTCAAAATTGATCATGATTTAATGTTTGTAGACAGCATCATGTCATTTACAACAAGAAGATTCTGCCATTTGTTTGATGGATGTGATGCTTTTGATATCACAGAAGAAGACTTGTTAAAATTTCCTAATTTAAAATATTCTGCTAATGGTTATTGGCCAACCAAAACCAGCATTTTTTATAAACCATGGGATAATAAAGATTATCGTACCTATGCTGAAATTCAGGCTTTTGCGGATTTATCCCATGTGGAAGAGTTTAACAAGGCAAAATGGCGGTCTTTTTACAAGCATATTTTAATCTCTCAATCTCAAATGGAAGCTACCTTAAAGGCCTGCTTTGATGAGAATAACTCTTCAGACAGGGCACATATTTCTCTGGTAATTCAAGCGATGTTAGCCAGACAGGCGCGTTTAAAGGCGATGTTATTTTCTCTAAAAGATTTTCGTGATTTTATTCTTTCCCAAAATGGAAAAGAGCGAGATTTATTATGTCATGAAATCCTGAATAACTTGCCAGAGGAAGAGAGAAAATCTTTTGAAAATGAAATTAGACAATCGTTAGATTATAGCCATAACCTCTGTTGTTCCGGTCTTTTTGAGGATGGGGATACCCCGCTGCATATAGCAATTAAGTCAGGTGATTATCGTTATGATGAAACGATTGGCATGTATGGGCAATTCATCAACACGAAAAACAGCTCAGGAAAAACTCCTTTGGATATCGCTTTACAGATGGCAGGGCAGTCTAAAGTTCATCCTGCGGATGTGCGTAAAGATTATCGTTTTATCATGAAACATTTATTGGCGAATGGAGCTAATCAGACAAAACAGTTTGAAGAGTTCGATAAAATTGAAAACATCAGATCCTATCAATTTCATACTCCTTATCTAAACAAAGCCATAAAGGCTAAAACTTATCATGAACTGAAAGAAGTACTCAGGGACATTGGTGAAGATCATCAGTATTGTTTGAAATTCAAAAAGATGTTGGCAGTTGAATGCATTTCTGAATTTATAAAGGCTAATCAAGATAATCTCAGTTTAAGAGGAATACTGTTAAAATTAAAAAAGGAAGTGGATGGTAAGGGAACAAAATCAGAAAATGCGGCTTTAATGTATATACGTCAATTAAGAAGTCGGCTATGGATTGTACGTCAAATCAGAGGACTTTATGGCTGGTCTACAACGCAAGGCGAAATTGATTATATGATTGATAAAGAGCTGGCGCGTTTGGATACTAAAGATTTAAAGAGACTTTCATTATTTGATTCCAGAGACAGCAGTACTTTGGATAATGTCTTTTTGGATATATCACTATCAAAGAATAAAATCTAA
- the motA gene encoding flagellar motor stator protein MotA — MLIIVGYIVILLCVFGGFSLTGGHLAAIFQPVELLIIGGAAMGSFIVGNNITVLKSVLKSLPATFRGQKSAKQASNDLLSLLYHLLSKARQQGLMSLENDIDEPDKSPIFTGYPNLMSNHHLIEFICDYLRLIITSNMQPFQLESLMDMEIESHHEEEMIPANAITKLADAMPAFGIVAAVLGVVHTMESISLPPSELGVLIAHALVGTFLGILIGYGFVGPIATAMEQNANQNQLMLQCIKVTILASLHNNPPIIATEFGRKVLFTSQRPSFNQLNDEIKNAKTAQTTTQNSEATEATSS, encoded by the coding sequence ATGTTAATTATAGTAGGTTATATTGTAATACTACTCTGTGTATTTGGTGGATTCAGCCTGACAGGCGGCCATCTCGCCGCAATATTTCAGCCTGTTGAATTATTGATAATCGGAGGGGCCGCCATGGGTTCCTTTATCGTTGGTAATAATATTACCGTTTTAAAATCTGTTCTAAAATCTCTGCCTGCTACATTTCGCGGCCAAAAATCGGCAAAGCAAGCCTCCAATGATTTGTTAAGCCTTCTATACCATTTACTCAGTAAAGCAAGGCAACAAGGGTTAATGTCGCTCGAAAATGACATTGACGAGCCGGATAAAAGCCCAATTTTTACCGGTTATCCCAATTTAATGAGTAATCATCATTTAATAGAGTTTATTTGTGATTACCTGAGATTGATTATCACTTCCAACATGCAGCCTTTTCAATTGGAAAGCTTGATGGATATGGAGATCGAATCTCACCATGAAGAAGAAATGATCCCAGCCAATGCCATCACCAAACTGGCTGATGCCATGCCTGCTTTTGGTATCGTTGCAGCAGTATTAGGTGTTGTCCATACCATGGAATCCATCAGCTTACCTCCCTCTGAATTAGGTGTTTTAATCGCTCACGCGTTAGTGGGAACCTTTTTAGGTATTTTAATTGGCTATGGTTTTGTTGGGCCTATCGCTACTGCTATGGAACAAAATGCCAATCAAAATCAATTGATGCTGCAATGTATAAAAGTTACCATACTGGCAAGTTTGCACAATAACCCTCCTATTATTGCTACTGAATTTGGCCGTAAAGTATTATTTACATCGCAAAGACCTTCATTTAATCAATTAAATGATGAAATAAAAAATGCCAAAACCGCTCAGACAACAACTCAAAACTCTGAAGCAACAGAAGCTACATCCAGTTAG
- a CDS encoding PilT/PilU family type 4a pilus ATPase: MDITPFFKLMVDKGASDLFFSVGAPPNIKIEGITSPIGQVPIKSNQMAEIVLSIMNDAQQKEFESKMELNMAFSLAGVGRFRINLFRQRGEVAMVVRYIKGEIPSIEDLNLPQILKSLVLELRGLVLVVGSTGSGKSTTLAAMINHRNENHRGHILTIEDPIEYIHQHKKSIVDQREIGIDTLSYDNALKNAMREAPDVILIGEIRDLNSMKHAIAYAETGHLCISTLHANNANQALDRVINFFPDEARQQILLDLSLNLKAIISLRLIPGVDNQRVAAVEILINSPYISDLIEKGKIDDIKEVMARSAEQGMQTFDQALFNLYKEGKITKENAIKYADSKNNVGLQIRLGEEKSFNIQDENLQIQPDDIDNV, from the coding sequence ATGGATATTACTCCTTTTTTTAAGCTCATGGTCGATAAAGGTGCCTCAGATTTGTTTTTCAGTGTCGGGGCACCACCAAATATTAAAATCGAGGGCATCACATCACCTATTGGCCAGGTTCCTATCAAATCGAATCAAATGGCAGAAATTGTTTTATCTATTATGAATGACGCACAGCAAAAAGAATTTGAGTCTAAAATGGAACTCAATATGGCTTTTTCATTAGCTGGAGTAGGGCGTTTCCGAATCAATTTATTCAGGCAACGTGGCGAAGTGGCTATGGTGGTGCGTTACATCAAGGGCGAAATACCTTCTATAGAAGATTTAAATCTTCCTCAAATTTTAAAGTCTCTGGTCTTGGAGCTGCGTGGTTTAGTATTGGTTGTTGGGTCCACGGGATCGGGTAAATCAACGACTCTGGCCGCGATGATCAACCACCGTAATGAAAATCACAGAGGGCATATTTTAACAATAGAGGATCCTATTGAATATATACATCAACATAAAAAATCAATAGTTGATCAACGAGAGATAGGTATTGATACTCTAAGCTATGACAATGCATTGAAAAACGCGATGAGAGAAGCGCCTGATGTGATATTAATTGGTGAAATTCGTGATCTTAACTCAATGAAACATGCGATAGCTTATGCTGAAACAGGACATTTGTGCATTTCTACTTTGCATGCCAATAACGCCAATCAGGCTCTGGATAGAGTGATTAATTTTTTCCCCGATGAGGCAAGACAACAGATATTATTAGATTTATCTCTTAATTTAAAAGCAATCATTTCATTACGTTTGATACCAGGAGTTGATAATCAACGTGTCGCAGCGGTGGAGATCTTGATTAACTCTCCTTACATTTCCGATTTGATTGAAAAAGGGAAGATAGACGATATTAAAGAAGTCATGGCAAGAAGCGCGGAACAAGGCATGCAGACTTTCGATCAGGCTTTATTTAATTTATATAAAGAAGGAAAAATTACCAAAGAAAATGCGATTAAGTATGCTGATTCAAAAAACAATGTGGGTTTACAAATTCGATTGGGCGAAGAAAAAAGCTTTAATATTCAAGATGAGAATTTACAAATACAACCCGATGATATTGATAATGTTTGA